Proteins encoded within one genomic window of Drosophila willistoni isolate 14030-0811.24 chromosome XL unlocalized genomic scaffold, UCI_dwil_1.1 Seg141, whole genome shotgun sequence:
- the LOC124460458 gene encoding trichohyalin — MDDRPVQHDRAAPKHSTEEQRDRNCRHKIALIRKLIETDDGKDNKLNLCTQWLGVFTRVDKEEAHVRNYLVDIMYSQLKNTNRLSSPFTEMGTCNRELRSLLRMRPAMAMVDGNSPPLLRVPQPSYTNLNDKNRDQRGRVKHLDTIEAKNIRETKKPCQDDLSTRRHGDNPRSTHVKMHWKPVDELSKPNARKCGAGKVDQGKRDSKVARNELSKERMKNLDTPRANFHMQEQERKKLQIQERRQREALDRQRRERERSQERRQQAERNKQEQQRIETERKRLKKETLERHRKVQDRREYERKAIERRKLEQQLYEKRIGEQWEKEQEMWKEKPNKVRENEGRDQHQRSRNLRQKSPSPKDNANLILISDVDNSEEAEIKRIELELCEILLKKDIQIKKRLEMEEEKRKAEIRQQELRAENARRKEAAYEELKEMHREMAKQMRGSLLKAEEEEIIRQREYEVETKIKELELLKMEMDEREKRARIHLGEGHKKLYKQEIERKEDEMKVHERQREKNREEWERKERKEQERQREQEKRIREKLEIERKEKEIIEWERRREKEREKLAKYKESERKELERQKREREEDEKKIREKQEIERKENERKEQERQREKERDERARKERKELERQREEERKLREKQEIERKENERREQERKERKEQERKERKEQERIERKEQERQREEERKIREKQEIERKENERKEQERKERKEQERIERKEQERKERKEQERQREEERKIREKQEIERKENERKEQERKERKEQERQREEERKIREKQEIERKENERKEQERKERKEQERKERKEQERQREEERKIREKQEIERKENERKEQERKERKEQERQREEERKLREKQEIERKENERKEQERKKRKEQERQREEERKLREKQEIERKENERKEQERQREKEREERARKERKEQERQREEERKIREKQEFERKENERKELERQREEERKIREKQEIERKENERKELERKERKEQERQREEERKIREKQEIKRKEYEWKEQERQREKERDERARKERNKQERLREELRKIRETLEIESTENETREKERRVMERQREKENGDRKEIERLERPKDEQRRTESEEINRQKQENERKNQEEKNKQKKHEEFERQKDKEKQAFELQQEGHEKGTQRVEHEIERQRARREKSEKENHKRQLEEQARRAREIILLARQISEETQQQTDIQSTREHEAREEPEHDEVIMETQQNKQYKRRDRQENPYQIGDQKEKYATDPKVELERRCHGDYRQIMQRREAIQVQEEWKKAWNCVNEMVAEKDRLDCEIQEAFKKLEVLKTGMDEGDNIEETGTTQRSALTESLPPPDEFSANWQRENATKLKLLQDLKVTLVEKRKTNSEKHATQKTDEEANKQEALNTKPEPKSKWDFMWSPMLQQYIHLEDHMPTLGETPMIPSSELNDDQFLLNPYSESEIKIRRQLQRHLQHRKLRPRPSSSQEYFQPVPLADMPQDERWSRFTEDYQESSVDEFETQTDGPRSIAGQITPPSSEGCQSSPFSRKSSLQSFDSLQSSSGADPKYLLAGRYCPHQKSYVVEEELSARQLNKIPPRPHGNTEEQINYHDWVRSRVSEWEQQLNLQKTDDADSPQDEELDIKHKGSQDRLSSVLTYCIQTGRQKRRISTCHQNMHSQSSQSDDDRSHLAQTNQLTDAEESQAFGCLLQGELRARCETPEMEIRHLMAENVLMERKLRNAKWRQKDSQIRKHMAHQAISVIRLFHRQRRATQYCDEQEEPEDFENFSYQNQREHLVNLVHQKEIQNLHLSFNIFRKLSTPLIDGNEVNASFNLQLAELDTQLESHLKSVLGKPLKRQMELKAANYQRQREQEENARLVATWRTNEQLQRKKKHLPKHCFRLVQRLFNDHCDMSHGPAREALQNISKLYNNWQQHVNRVNPKETPKATRRKH; from the coding sequence ATGGATGACCGTCCCGTGCAACATGATAGGGCTGCTCCGAAACATTCGACAGAAGAGCAACGTGATCGGAATTGCCGCCATAAAATTGCATTGATACGTAAGCTAATCGAAACTGACGATGGGAAAGACAACAAGCTGAATCTATGCACCCAGTGGTTGGGTGTCTTTACCCGAGTTGACAAGGAAGAAGCCCACGTTCGCAATTATTTGGTGGATATAATGTATTCACAGTTGAAAAATACGAATCGATTGAGCTCACCCTTCACTGAGATGGGGACTTGTAATCGGGAATTGCGTTCATTGTTGCGTATGCGACCGGCCATGGCCATGGTAGATGGGAATAGTCCCCCGTTGCTTCGGGTTCCGCAGCCCTCGTACACGAATCTGAACGACAAAAATAGGGATCAACGTGGTCGAGTGAAGCACTTGGACACTATAGAAGCCAAAAATATAAGGGAAACGAAGAAACCGTGCCAAGATGACTTATCGACACGCCGACACGGAGATAATCCTAGATCTACGCATGTAAAGATGCATTGGAAGCCCGTTGATGAGCTCTCAAAGCCCAATGCGCGAAAATGTGGCGCGGGCAAGGTGGACCAGGGAAAAAGGGACTCTAAAGTTGCCAGAAACGAGTTGTCTAAGGAGCGAATGAAAAATCTTGACACGCCACGTGCCAACTTCCACATGCAAGAGCAAGAGCGCAAGAAGCTACAAATTCAAGAGCGTAGGCAACGAGAGGCTCTTGACCGACAACGGCGAGAACGTGAGCGGAGTCAGGAGCGTCGACAGCAGGCCGAGAGAAAtaaacaagagcaacaacgaATCGAAACGGAAAGAAAAAGGCTGAAGAAGGAGACACTTGAACGCCATCGCAAGGTGCAGGATCGGCGCGAATATGAGCGTAAGGCGATTGAAAGAAGGAAACTAGAGCAGCAGTTGTACGAAAAACGTATCGGTGAACAGTGGGAAAAAGAGCAAGAAATGTGGAAAGAAAAACCCAATAAGGTACGTGAAAATGAAGGAAGAGATCAACATCAACGGTCCAGAAATCTCAGGCAGAAAAGTCCAAGTCCAAAGGACAATGCAAATCTGATATTGATAAGCGATGTCGACAATTCAGAGGAGGCTGAGATCAAGCGAATTGAGCTAGAATTGTGTGAGATTCTCTTGAAGAAGGATATACAAATCaaaaaaagactcgaaatggaggaagagaagagaaaagcAGAAATCCGCCAGCAGGAATTGCGGGCTGAGAATGCGAGACGAAAAGAAGCAGCATATGAAGAGCTGAAGGAAATGCATAGAGAGATGGCCAAACAAATGCGTGGGAGCCTTCTGAAGGCTGAAGAGGAGGAAATAATAAGGCAGCGGGAATACGAAGtggaaacaaaaataaaggaattGGAGTTGCTTAAAATGGAAATGGACGAAAGAGAGAAACGTGCAAGAATACACCTGGGCGAAGGgcacaaaaaattatacaaacaaGAGATCGAAAGAAAAGAAGACGAAATGAAGGTGCATGAACGACAAAGAGAAAAGAACAGAGAGGAATGGGagaggaaagaaagaaaagaacagGAACGCCAAAGAGAACAGGAAAAAAGAATTCGCGAAAAACTAGAGATcgaaagaaaggaaaaggaaatTATAGAATGGGAGCGACGAAGAGAAAAAGAACGAGAAAAACTTGCCAAATATAAAGAATCCGAAAGGAAGGAACTGGAGCGACAGAAAAGGGAAAGAGAGGAAGATGAGAAAAAAATTCGCGAAAAACAAGAGATTGAAAGAAAGGAAAATGAGAGGAAAGAACAGGAGCGCCAAAGGGAAAAGGAAAGAGATGAACGggcaagaaaagaaagaaaagaactGGAGCGTCAAAGAGAAGAGGAAAGAAAACTTCGCGAAAAACAAGAAATCGAAAGAAAGGAAAATGAAAGGAGAGAACAGGAGCGAAAAGAAAGGAAAGAACAGGAGCGAAAAGAAAGGAAAGAACAGGAGCGAATAGAAAGGAAAGAACAGGAGCGTCAAAGAGAAGAGGAAAGAAAAATTCGCGAAAAACAAGAAATCGAAAGAAAggaaaatgaaaggaaagaaCAGGAGCGAAAAGAAAGGAAAGAACAGGAGCGAATAGAAAGGAAAGAACAGGAGCGAAAAGAAAGGAAAGAACAGGAGCGTCAAAGAGAAGAGGAAAGAAAAATTCGCGAAAAACAAGAGATCGAAAGAAAggaaaatgaaaggaaagaaCAGGAGCGAAAAGAAAGGAAAGAACAGGAGCGTCAAAGAGAAGAGGAAAGAAAAATTCGCGAAAAACAAGAAATCGAAAGAAAggaaaatgaaaggaaagaaCAGGAGCGAAAAGAAAGGAAAGAACAGGAGCGAAAAGAAAGGAAAGAACAGGAGCGTCAAAGAGAAGAGGAAAGAAAAATTCGCGAAAAACAAGAAATCGAAAGAAAggaaaatgaaaggaaagaaCAGGAGCGAAAAGAAAGGAAAGAACAGGAGCGTCAAAGAGAAGAGGAAAGAAAACTTCGCGAAAAACAAGAAATCGAACGaaaggaaaatgaaagaaaagaacaggagcgaaaaaaaaggaaagaacaGGAGCGTCAAAGAGAAGAGGAAAGAAAACTTCGCGAAAAACAAGAGATTGAAAGAAAggaaaacgaaagaaaagaaCAGGAGCGGCAAAGAGAAAAGGAAAGAGAGGAACGGGCAAGAAAAGAAAGGAAAGAACAGGAGCGTCAAAGAGAAGAGGAAAGAAAAATTCGCGAAAAACAAGAATTCGAAAGAAAggaaaatgaaaggaaagaaCTGGAGCGTCAAAGAGAAGAGGAAAGAAAAATTCGCGAAAAACAAGAGATCGAAAGAAAggaaaatgaaaggaaagaaCTGGAgcgaaaagaaagaaaagaacagGAGCGTCAAAGAGAAGAGGAAAGAAAAATTCGCGAAAAACAAGAGATTAAAAGAAAGGAATATGAATGGAAAGAACAGGAGCGACAAAGGGAAAAGGAAAGAGATGAACGggcaagaaaagaaagaaataaacagGAGCGCCTAAGAGAAGAGTTAAGAAAAATTCGTGAAACACTAGAGATTGAAAGCACGGAAAACGAAACCAGGGAAAAAGAGCGGCGTGTCATGGAACggcaaagagaaaaagaaaatggcgATAGAAAAGAAATAGAACGTCTAGAGCGTCCAAAAGACGAGCAAAGGAGAACAGAAAGTGAAGAGATCAATCGCCAGAAACAAGAAAATGAAAGGAAGAACCAGGAAGaaaagaacaaacaaaagaaacacgAAGAATTCGAACGCCaaaaagacaaagagaaaCAAGCATTTGAGCTTCAGCAAGAAGGTCACGAGAAAGGAACGCAAAGAGTAGAACATGAGATTGAACGCCAGAGAGCAAGGCGTGAGAAAAGcgaaaaagaaaatcataAACGCCAGTTGGAAGAGCAGGCGAGAAGGGCTAGAGAAATTATTTTACTGGCAAGACAAATTTCAGAggaaacacaacaacaaactgaCATACAGTCGACCAGAGAACACGAAGCTAGGGAAGAACCAGAACACGATGAAGTTATAATGGAAACTCAACAGAATAAACAATATAAACGGAGGGATAGACAAGAAAATCCATACCAGATTGGTGATCAAAAAGAGAAGTACGCAACAGACCCAAAGGTGGAGCTAGAACGACGATGTCATGGAGACTATCGACAAATAATGCAGCGGCGAGAAGCTATTCAAGTGCAGGAGGAGTGGAAAAAAGCCTGGAATTGCGTTAATGAAATGGTGGCGGAGAAGGACAGATTGGACTGCGAGATACAAGAAGCGTTTAAGAAACTAGAAGTTCTGAAAACTGGAATGGACGAAGGGGATAATATAGAAGAGACTGGCACGACTCAGCGCAGTGCTTTAACAGAGTCCCTGCCTCCGCCCGATGAGTTTTCGGCCAATTGGCAAAGAGAAAATGCAACTAAGCTGAAATTACTTCAGGATCTGAAAGTGACACTTGTAGAAAAGAGGAAAACCAATTCAGAGAAGCATGCCACCCAAAAAACGGATGAAGAAGCTAATAAGCAGGAAGCCTTGAACACAAAACCCGAACCTAAATCCAAATGGGACTTTATGTGGTCGCCAATGCTGCAGCAGTATATACATTTGGAAGATCATATGCCAACATTGGGCGAGACTCCTATGATACCCAGCTCTGAGCTGAATGATGATCAATTCCTGCTTAATCCCTATAGTGAGTCAGAGATTAAAATTCGGCGGCAATTGCAGCGACACTTGCAACACAGAAAGCTTCGACCTCGCCCCAGTTCTAGTCAAGAGTATTTCCAACCTGTGCCACTTGCCGACATGCCACAGGATGAACGTTGGTCGCGTTTCACGGAAGACTATCAGGAATCAAGCGTTGACGAATTCGAAACGCAGACAGATGGCCCTCGTTCGATAGCTGGCCAGATCACACCGCCTAGTTCGGAAGGGTGTCAATCATCCCCGTTCTCCCGGAAATCCTCTCTTCAGTCTTTTGATTCCCTGCAGTCATCGAGTGGAGCGGATCCCAAATACTTGCTAGCAGGCAGATATTGTCCCCATCAAAAATCCTATGTTGTTGAGGAGGAACTATCGGCTAGGCaattgaataaaattccaCCACGACCCCATGGAAACACTGAAGAGCAAATTAACTATCACGACTGGGTACGTTCTCGTGTCTCGGAATGGGAACAACAATTGAATTTGCAAAAAACCGACGATGCCGATAGCCCTCAAGATGAGGAGCTGGATATAAAGCACAAGGGATCACAGGATAGACTGTCGTCTGTGTTAACTTATTGCATACAAACTGGACGACAAAAACGTAGAATTTCGACATGTCATCAAAATATGCATTCACAATCGTCACAAAGTGACGATGATCGTTCGCATCTGGCTCAAACGAATCAGCTTACCGATGCTGAAGAAAGTCAGGCGTTTGGTTGTCTATTACAAGGAGAGCTCAGGGCAAGATGTGAGACACCAGAGATGGAAATACGTCACTTAATGGCTGAAAATGTGCTAATGGAGCGTAAATTGCGTAATGCGAAGTGGCGGCAAAAGGATAGCCAAATCAGAAAACACATGGCACATCAGGCCATTAGTGTAATACGGCTTTTTCATAGACAGCGTCGGGCTACGCAATATTGTGATGAACAGGAGGAGCCGGAGGATTTCGAGAATTTTAGTTACCAGAATCAACGGGAACATCTGGTTAATTTGGTGCACCAGaaagaaattcaaaatttacatTTATCTTTCAATATATTCCGCAAACTCTCCACACCTCTTATCGATGGCAATGAGGTCAATGCTAGTTTTAATCTTCAACTAGCGGAACTAGATACCCAACTGGAGTCTCATTTGAAGTCAGTGTTGGGAAAACCACTCAAACGGCAAATGGAGCTAAAAGCTGCTAATTATCAACGACAACGAGAGCAGGAAGAGAATGCCCGTCTAGTGGCCACTTGGCGGACAAATGAACAATTGCAACGTAAAAAGAAGCATTTGCCCAAACATTGCTTTCGCCTCGTGCAACGTCTTTTCAACGATCACTGCGATATGAGCCATGGTCCGGCCAGAGAGGCTCTGCAGAATATTAGTAAATTATATAACAACTGGCAGCAACACGTCAATCGAGTGAATCCCAAAGAAACGCCAAAAGCTACACGAAGAAAACACTAA